From Novosphingobium sp. 9, the proteins below share one genomic window:
- a CDS encoding hybrid sensor histidine kinase/response regulator, whose product MPIIFVTAGGSDLERRFRGYEAGAVDFISKPIEPTVLQGKVRVFLDLYRQRQQIAAQRDDLVSAAAALQQADRAKDHFLAVLAHELRNPLAALKSGLNLLGKPRGQQQAETIRSEMDRMLGHLSRLVDDLLDISRITEGKVILQLERVRLDDVVQSAIAGSRHRFEEAGHEFCVTMPDQHVWLEADHTRLAQVLANLLGNAAKYTPASGIIRLDCDVEDNEVVLRVQDTGIGIPLEMQKHIFEVFAQIDAHREHSQGGLGIGLALVRKLVSLHGGNIEVASEGIDKGSTFTVRLPLSGKDDRLSPRS is encoded by the coding sequence GTGCCCATCATTTTCGTAACTGCGGGTGGATCGGATCTGGAGCGCAGGTTCCGAGGGTATGAGGCAGGTGCCGTCGACTTCATTTCCAAGCCAATCGAGCCGACCGTGCTGCAAGGAAAAGTTCGTGTCTTTCTCGATCTTTATCGGCAAAGGCAGCAGATAGCCGCCCAGCGCGATGATCTCGTAAGTGCAGCTGCGGCCCTGCAACAAGCCGATCGTGCCAAGGATCATTTCCTGGCTGTGCTGGCGCATGAACTGCGTAATCCGCTGGCGGCGCTCAAGAGCGGATTGAACCTGCTCGGAAAGCCTCGCGGACAGCAGCAGGCAGAAACGATTCGCAGCGAGATGGACCGGATGCTGGGCCATCTGTCCCGGCTGGTTGACGACTTGTTGGATATTTCGAGGATCACCGAGGGCAAGGTGATCTTGCAATTAGAACGGGTAAGGCTTGACGATGTCGTGCAATCGGCAATCGCGGGAAGCAGGCATCGATTTGAAGAGGCTGGTCACGAGTTCTGTGTGACGATGCCGGATCAGCATGTATGGCTGGAGGCTGACCATACCCGTCTTGCCCAGGTGCTTGCCAACTTACTGGGCAATGCCGCCAAATATACCCCTGCGTCAGGTATCATCCGGCTCGACTGCGATGTGGAGGACAACGAGGTCGTCCTTCGAGTACAGGATACTGGCATCGGCATTCCCCTTGAAATGCAGAAACACATTTTTGAAGTCTTTGCACAAATCGACGCTCACCGGGAGCATTCCCAAGGTGGCTTGGGTATCGGCTTGGCGCTTGTCCGCAAGCTGGTGAGCCTGCATGGCGGCAACATTGAAGTCGCTAGCGAAGGAATAGATAAGGGGAGCACTTTTACCGTGCGCCTGCCCCTATCCGGTAAGGATGATCGGCTGTCGCCACGATCTTGA
- a CDS encoding chemotaxis protein CheB produces MKCRRAQAVVIGASAGAIDALLRILPRLPADYPIPVLVVVHLPAGRRSELSAVFGARCALTVQEAEDKQSVSAGEVIFAPPNYHLLVEAGGNLSLSVDDPVFFSRPAIDVLFESAADAYGPGLVAVVLTGASRDGAAGLSAVARAGGETIVQDPDTASARTMPDAALGACPQARVLGIDEIALALLDVARA; encoded by the coding sequence ATGAAATGTCGCCGGGCGCAGGCCGTGGTCATAGGGGCATCTGCGGGCGCAATAGATGCCTTGTTGCGCATACTCCCTCGTCTTCCGGCAGATTATCCCATCCCGGTGCTTGTCGTTGTCCACCTGCCGGCAGGACGGCGTAGCGAATTGTCAGCGGTGTTTGGCGCTCGATGCGCGCTGACAGTGCAGGAGGCAGAGGACAAGCAGTCGGTTTCAGCGGGAGAGGTGATATTTGCACCGCCGAACTATCATTTGCTGGTGGAAGCCGGAGGAAATCTTTCGCTATCTGTCGATGATCCTGTCTTTTTTTCCCGCCCGGCAATAGACGTGCTGTTTGAAAGCGCGGCCGATGCCTACGGGCCAGGCCTTGTCGCAGTGGTCTTGACAGGGGCTAGCCGGGATGGGGCTGCAGGGTTGTCTGCAGTGGCCCGAGCAGGAGGAGAGACTATAGTGCAGGACCCTGATACCGCGTCGGCCCGAACGATGCCCGATGCTGCGCTCGGGGCCTGCCCGCAGGCCCGTGTTCTGGGCATCGATGAGATCGCTCTGGCACTATTGGACGTTGCCCGCGCGTGA
- a CDS encoding glycosyltransferase: MAVQKLQMRCPCSMRKEKMAPLLEKGLDLCVCVPARNEAARLPVLFRGLAAQSRPGPIKVIVALNNTTDDSHQVLAQARSDYCGRLYIHVEEATFAAELAHAGSARRLAMDAGLTLLPSHDQGILVSTDADTFPPPHWLDNMVRAFARGADLVGGRIAIDTAEELPKNVLALRQAWEAYWEAVRAIEDSLDPLPWNPAPRHGDHTGASLALRACLYTRCGGCRSCALAKIMRWLWRQLPMAGAWLIRPMFSPGYRRVARGGLKGAWRRTCRICSIWQRRAVCRAPPVSSIGRKGRSGESVFARDRKATKGSYAKNRYCRRCLAIWFWMCCRD; this comes from the coding sequence ATGGCGGTGCAGAAGCTGCAAATGCGGTGCCCTTGCTCCATGCGTAAGGAAAAAATGGCACCGCTTTTGGAAAAAGGCCTGGATTTGTGCGTGTGCGTTCCTGCCCGTAACGAGGCTGCGCGCTTGCCAGTGCTTTTTCGTGGGCTTGCTGCACAATCGAGACCTGGTCCGATCAAGGTGATTGTCGCACTTAACAACACGACGGACGACAGCCATCAGGTCCTTGCCCAGGCCCGATCGGACTATTGCGGTCGTCTCTACATTCATGTCGAGGAGGCGACGTTTGCGGCCGAGCTTGCCCATGCCGGCTCTGCTCGCCGTCTTGCTATGGATGCCGGCCTGACACTTTTGCCATCCCACGATCAGGGCATCCTCGTAAGTACTGATGCAGACACGTTCCCGCCGCCCCATTGGCTGGATAATATGGTGCGTGCATTTGCGCGCGGCGCTGATCTGGTAGGTGGGCGCATTGCGATTGATACAGCCGAGGAACTTCCGAAGAACGTTCTTGCCTTACGGCAGGCATGGGAAGCCTATTGGGAAGCGGTCAGGGCTATCGAGGATAGCCTGGATCCGTTGCCATGGAACCCGGCACCTCGGCATGGTGATCATACGGGGGCGTCTTTAGCTCTGCGCGCATGCCTTTATACTCGCTGTGGGGGGTGCCGCTCCTGCGCACTGGCGAAGATCATGCGCTGGTTATGGCGGCAATTGCCCATGGCGGGCGCCTGGCTCATCCGGCCGATGTTTTCACCTGGGTATCGCCGCGTCGCGAGGGGCGGGCTGAAGGGGGCATGGCGCAGGACATGCAGGATCTGTTCGATCTGGCAGCGTCGGGCAGTATGCCGTGCGCCCCCGGTTTCGAGCATTGGCAGGAAAGGGCGAAGTGGCGAAAGCGTCTTCGCTCGCGACCGGAAGGCCACAAAAGGATCGTACGCGAAGAACCGCTATTGCCGCCGATGCCTCGCGATTTGGTTCTGGATGTGCTGTCGTGATTGA
- a CDS encoding acyl-CoA dehydrogenase family protein: protein MNLSSILKSKTDTPVARAGAIAGQLEVLGARYDAAPVFPSESMRTLARAGLHRDFACVDAGGTAFGDTAHRYRSLMDVLRIVGRADLSAGRLFEGHVNALALFEWYGLPEQIAHLSGRLAAGAFYGVWATEPAPGVRIVVGTDGRRLLDGSKTFASGAGGLSHAIITARLAQGSRQLVIVAGDEAARADLSDWRVRGMRASNSGRYDLTGMPITDHDLLGLPGDYDHDPRFTTGAWRFAAVQLGGIEALLTETRKAMSDKARTDPLQRAKFAECVVATRTAYLWVRECAARAAVDDADGPAFARLTRGVVERAGLDVMELSARIVGTCSAMDGQRIDKITRDLSLYLRQAGPDYARDQAALVWLDHDAWGCEDSLW, encoded by the coding sequence GTGAACCTGTCATCTATCCTTAAGAGCAAGACGGATACCCCGGTGGCCCGAGCCGGCGCGATAGCGGGACAACTCGAAGTTCTGGGCGCGCGATATGATGCCGCGCCCGTCTTTCCGTCGGAGAGTATGCGCACCTTGGCCAGAGCCGGGCTCCACCGGGACTTTGCTTGTGTCGATGCTGGCGGTACCGCTTTCGGCGATACAGCGCACCGCTATCGCTCTTTAATGGATGTCTTGCGAATAGTCGGCCGCGCGGATTTGAGCGCGGGCCGTCTGTTTGAAGGTCACGTCAACGCGCTGGCGCTGTTCGAATGGTACGGATTGCCCGAGCAGATTGCGCATCTTTCCGGTCGGCTTGCTGCTGGGGCCTTTTATGGCGTGTGGGCGACGGAGCCCGCCCCCGGCGTCAGGATTGTCGTTGGCACTGATGGCCGCAGGCTGCTTGATGGTTCCAAAACATTTGCGAGCGGAGCGGGGGGGCTTTCGCACGCTATTATCACGGCGAGGCTGGCGCAGGGAAGTCGGCAACTTGTCATCGTCGCCGGCGACGAGGCTGCACGTGCTGATCTTTCAGATTGGCGGGTTCGAGGGATGCGCGCGAGCAATAGCGGCAGGTATGATCTGACAGGAATGCCGATCACGGACCACGATCTCCTTGGCTTGCCAGGCGATTACGACCACGATCCCAGATTCACAACTGGAGCTTGGCGTTTCGCCGCTGTCCAGTTGGGCGGTATCGAGGCCTTGTTGACAGAAACGCGTAAGGCCATGTCCGATAAGGCACGCACTGACCCGCTCCAGCGCGCCAAATTCGCAGAGTGTGTTGTGGCAACTCGGACGGCTTATCTTTGGGTGCGCGAATGTGCGGCCCGTGCCGCCGTCGACGATGCCGACGGGCCAGCATTTGCCCGGCTAACGCGCGGTGTCGTCGAGCGGGCCGGGCTCGACGTTATGGAGCTTTCCGCGCGCATCGTTGGCACCTGCAGCGCAATGGACGGTCAGCGCATTGACAAGATCACTCGCGATCTGTCGCTCTACCTGCGACAAGCGGGGCCAGACTATGCTCGCGATCAGGCGGCTTTGGTCTGGCTTGATCACGATGCATGGGGCTGCGAGGACAGCTTGTGGTAA
- a CDS encoding two-component system response regulator codes for MSTVDRPVPVLLVDDVPANLLALEAVLATQGIDVLKASCGNEALELLLQHDVALALLDVQMPEMNGFELAELMRGRKEPVMCPSFS; via the coding sequence GTGAGTACGGTAGACCGTCCTGTTCCTGTATTGCTGGTCGACGACGTGCCAGCCAACCTTTTGGCTCTGGAGGCGGTGCTCGCAACGCAAGGCATTGACGTACTCAAGGCCTCATGCGGAAATGAGGCACTCGAGTTGCTGCTGCAGCATGATGTCGCCCTTGCTTTGCTTGACGTGCAAATGCCCGAAATGAATGGTTTCGAACTCGCGGAATTGATGCGGGGGCGGAAAGAACCCGTCATGTGCCCATCATTTTCGTAA
- a CDS encoding glycosyltransferase, with amino-acid sequence MDDSGIDLPDDRPLSGRFDGNDAATCRPNALHYAPLDHDGVRARAARIVNWIAQAKPSLMVVDVSAEVAMLARLASVPTVYVRLGGERSDPAHLEAFRGASAILAPFHAALETDGTPDWVREKTFYVPGIASLPACEETVADRILVVFGQGGRPGDGTLIAEAARACPHWQWRVIGPAVAPIDCPANLEFAGWVVRPEIEIARARIIVGGAGNGVVGAVMAADKPFICLPEDRPFQEQAATGRGLKSWGAALVLPEWPAGRFWPRLFEDVLDMPAAPRRALYDPQAAQKVAAWLGQHADISIKRAKVAA; translated from the coding sequence ATGGACGACAGCGGCATCGATCTGCCCGACGATCGGCCTTTGTCAGGCCGGTTCGATGGAAACGATGCGGCCACGTGCCGCCCCAATGCGCTGCACTATGCCCCGCTCGATCATGACGGTGTTCGTGCGCGGGCTGCCAGGATCGTAAACTGGATTGCGCAGGCGAAGCCCAGCTTGATGGTCGTCGATGTTTCGGCAGAGGTCGCGATGTTAGCTCGGCTAGCGTCTGTGCCGACAGTCTATGTGCGGCTCGGTGGCGAGCGAAGCGATCCGGCTCACCTTGAGGCTTTCAGGGGCGCCTCGGCAATCCTGGCTCCCTTTCACGCCGCATTGGAAACCGACGGCACGCCGGATTGGGTCCGCGAAAAGACGTTCTACGTGCCCGGGATCGCCAGTTTGCCGGCTTGTGAGGAAACGGTAGCTGACCGCATCCTTGTTGTTTTCGGCCAAGGCGGTCGCCCGGGCGATGGAACGCTGATTGCCGAGGCCGCACGCGCATGTCCACATTGGCAATGGCGTGTCATTGGTCCCGCCGTAGCGCCGATCGACTGCCCCGCAAATCTGGAGTTTGCCGGATGGGTCGTCCGCCCAGAGATCGAAATAGCTCGGGCAAGGATCATTGTCGGGGGCGCCGGAAATGGCGTGGTCGGAGCAGTCATGGCCGCAGACAAGCCCTTTATCTGCTTGCCGGAAGATCGTCCCTTTCAGGAACAAGCTGCAACAGGCAGGGGCCTGAAATCGTGGGGAGCTGCGCTCGTTCTTCCCGAATGGCCGGCAGGACGGTTCTGGCCGCGACTCTTTGAGGATGTGCTCGATATGCCGGCAGCGCCCCGGCGTGCGCTTTATGACCCACAAGCGGCGCAAAAAGTCGCCGCATGGCTTGGGCAGCATGCAGATATCTCGATCAAGCGTGCGAAGGTCGCGGCGTGA
- a CDS encoding glycosyltransferase family 2 protein has protein sequence MSISVLTIVRNRAGHLAQLIEGLRRSEAFPDELIIVDMASESPVQVDDLPFSCRTVRLACKGLPLAEARNKAASVAAGDQLLFLDVDCIPMRGLVSAIAKVLVDHDALVCAQVRYLGPNDARSQWDETALLAHAHGHPARSFPSNGLQQIDNPGLFWSLVFGIRRERFRNLGGFDESFSGYGAEDTDFGFRAKNDGLPLLFMGGAGAFHQHHASSDPPLQHFEDIVRNAHIFHKKWGVWPMEGWLAAFADAGFVIWNKDMLAIERYPSNAEIIAANVA, from the coding sequence ATGAGCATCAGCGTGTTGACGATCGTCCGCAACCGGGCAGGGCACCTTGCGCAGTTGATTGAAGGTTTGCGCCGCAGTGAGGCTTTTCCCGATGAACTGATTATCGTTGATATGGCAAGCGAGTCTCCCGTCCAGGTGGACGACCTGCCTTTTTCCTGCAGAACCGTTCGCTTGGCCTGCAAAGGACTACCCCTGGCAGAAGCGCGCAATAAGGCTGCTTCGGTCGCTGCAGGTGATCAGCTGCTATTCCTTGACGTCGATTGTATTCCGATGCGCGGTCTGGTTTCGGCCATCGCAAAAGTGCTTGTTGATCACGATGCCCTGGTATGTGCCCAAGTCCGCTATCTAGGGCCCAACGATGCTCGCTCCCAGTGGGATGAAACGGCGCTTCTGGCCCATGCCCACGGTCATCCTGCCCGCAGTTTCCCATCGAATGGATTGCAACAGATCGACAATCCGGGCTTGTTCTGGTCGCTAGTCTTCGGAATACGACGCGAGCGATTTAGAAACCTTGGCGGATTTGATGAGAGCTTCTCCGGTTATGGTGCTGAAGACACCGACTTTGGTTTCAGGGCCAAAAACGATGGATTGCCGCTCTTGTTTATGGGGGGGGCAGGTGCATTTCATCAGCACCATGCCAGTTCCGATCCTCCCTTGCAGCATTTTGAGGATATCGTGCGCAACGCGCACATCTTTCACAAGAAATGGGGCGTGTGGCCGATGGAAGGCTGGCTCGCCGCTTTTGCGGACGCTGGTTTTGTGATTTGGAACAAGGATATGCTGGCCATCGAGCGGTATCCCTCGAACGCCGAGATTATCGCGGCTAACGTGGCGTGA
- a CDS encoding PIG-L deacetylase family protein, protein MGLRGQLVVTGTLGGRPWGNRRWLVLAPHPDDETLGAGALIAQAAAQDRFAALVYLTDGSGSHPCSDGCAGRLIAVRRREAALALFRLTGSRKHVPVHLDWQDARPAKLGSMEFHQSVCALAALCRQLRVDAIAVTALHEPHCDHAAAAQLAYAAGRSAKRQVIVAEFCVWSSRPTGRLIRVIRTEAMPPGKRRAALRSHRSQLTASYGQGFRLPAEKQRMPARDTLYVWRHR, encoded by the coding sequence ATGGGGCTGCGAGGACAGCTTGTGGTAACCGGCACGCTTGGGGGCCGCCCTTGGGGCAACCGGCGATGGTTGGTCTTGGCACCGCACCCGGATGATGAGACTCTCGGCGCCGGCGCCCTTATTGCCCAGGCCGCCGCGCAAGATCGATTCGCGGCCTTGGTATATCTGACCGATGGTTCTGGCTCGCACCCTTGTTCCGATGGATGCGCTGGCAGGCTTATAGCGGTTCGCCGTCGCGAAGCTGCCTTGGCCTTGTTCCGACTGACAGGGAGCCGCAAGCACGTCCCTGTTCATCTGGATTGGCAAGACGCTAGGCCAGCCAAGCTGGGAAGCATGGAATTTCATCAAAGCGTTTGCGCGCTGGCTGCGCTCTGCCGTCAGCTGCGCGTCGATGCGATCGCCGTCACAGCACTTCACGAGCCGCACTGCGATCACGCGGCGGCAGCACAGCTCGCCTATGCAGCCGGCCGTTCTGCAAAACGACAAGTCATCGTGGCGGAATTCTGCGTCTGGTCCAGCCGTCCTACTGGAAGGCTCATTCGAGTCATTCGCACCGAAGCGATGCCGCCTGGAAAGCGCAGAGCAGCGCTGCGCTCGCATCGTAGCCAATTGACGGCTTCATATGGCCAAGGCTTTCGGCTTCCTGCCGAAAAACAGCGCATGCCGGCACGGGACACTCTCTATGTATGGAGGCATCGATGA
- a CDS encoding CheR family methyltransferase, with amino-acid sequence MSDREGPGESAEAAHQIEDIEIRLLLEAIYQRYHYDFRNYAKASLRRRLRQARDRLGARSFSALQEVVLHDQVAAAKLMRFLTVQVSDLFRDPSYFKSLREQVLPRLHTYPSLKVWVAGCSTGEELYSLAILFREEGLEERTIFYATDINLQALDAASQGIYAVDRMAAFSENYRLSGGKGSLSDYYTAGYGGAVFDNSLRDRVVFSDHSLVTDAVFSETQLVSCRNVMIYFDQTLQDRAVGLFRQSLTRGGFLGLGAKESLRFSCHVDAFVAFDQTEKIYQRRST; translated from the coding sequence ATGTCCGATAGGGAAGGTCCGGGAGAGAGCGCCGAGGCTGCGCATCAGATCGAGGATATCGAGATCAGGCTTTTGCTCGAGGCGATCTATCAGCGCTATCACTACGATTTTCGCAACTACGCCAAAGCCTCGCTCAGGCGAAGACTGCGGCAAGCGCGCGACCGCCTGGGTGCGCGATCTTTTTCGGCGTTGCAGGAAGTAGTGCTGCATGATCAAGTGGCAGCCGCCAAGCTGATGCGTTTCCTCACGGTGCAGGTGAGTGATCTTTTTCGCGACCCCTCCTATTTCAAAAGCTTGCGCGAACAGGTTCTGCCGCGTCTTCACACTTATCCCTCGCTCAAGGTATGGGTCGCAGGATGCAGTACAGGGGAGGAATTGTACTCGCTTGCAATCCTTTTTCGGGAGGAAGGGCTTGAAGAGCGGACGATTTTCTATGCGACCGATATCAATCTTCAAGCGCTTGATGCCGCCTCGCAAGGAATTTATGCGGTTGATCGAATGGCAGCCTTTTCAGAGAATTACAGACTTTCGGGTGGGAAAGGCAGCCTCTCAGATTATTATACAGCAGGCTATGGTGGGGCAGTCTTCGACAACAGTTTGCGCGATCGTGTCGTATTTTCCGACCATAGCCTTGTGACCGATGCCGTATTTTCCGAAACGCAGCTTGTATCCTGTCGCAATGTCATGATCTATTTCGATCAGACGTTGCAGGACAGAGCCGTTGGACTGTTTCGCCAATCCCTGACCCGTGGCGGTTTCCTTGGCCTTGGAGCGAAGGAAAGCTTGCGCTTCTCCTGTCACGTCGACGCCTTTGTGGCCTTCGACCAGACGGAAAAGATCTATCAGCGACGCAGCACATGA
- a CDS encoding nodulation S family protein has translation MTRPETSLPSEYFENMFRGTLDPWNLETSPYEQRKFARSVEVLGARTYDHVFEIGCAKGVLTSRLAPQATSLFAIDVSGTALRAARERCADLGHVGFANMRFPAQAPHGKFDLVVLSEVAYYWNDRDLGEAAEWLERHLIAGGDVLLVHWTGKTDYPQSGDGAVDKLKAHLGETISVCIAEHGADYRLDLWRKLK, from the coding sequence ATGACCCGCCCTGAAACCAGCCTGCCTTCTGAGTACTTCGAGAATATGTTTCGAGGTACGCTCGATCCCTGGAATCTGGAAACCAGCCCCTATGAGCAGCGCAAGTTCGCGCGCTCCGTCGAGGTTCTGGGGGCAAGAACATATGACCATGTCTTCGAAATCGGCTGTGCAAAGGGCGTTTTGACATCACGGCTCGCGCCGCAGGCGACCTCTCTTTTCGCGATAGATGTGAGTGGCACGGCGCTGCGGGCGGCGCGGGAGAGATGCGCAGATCTGGGCCACGTCGGTTTTGCCAACATGCGTTTTCCGGCGCAGGCGCCCCACGGCAAATTTGACCTCGTTGTCTTGTCGGAGGTCGCCTACTATTGGAATGACCGCGATCTTGGCGAAGCGGCGGAATGGCTTGAACGCCACCTGATCGCCGGGGGCGATGTGCTGCTGGTTCATTGGACCGGCAAGACAGATTATCCGCAGAGCGGCGACGGCGCCGTGGACAAGCTCAAGGCACATTTGGGTGAAACGATATCCGTATGCATAGCGGAGCACGGCGCTGACTATCGGCTGGACCTTTGGCGAAAACTGAAATGA